The Sebastes fasciatus isolate fSebFas1 chromosome 13, fSebFas1.pri, whole genome shotgun sequence genome includes a region encoding these proteins:
- the coil gene encoding coilin, with protein sequence MAAHSNSSIRVRVLFDYPPPAVVDSRKCWLLVDLNTCRVVADLESVIREKFGFSRRSILSLFIDDCYLLHTESVYVVRDNDSVRVKVDCLAQVNGLSSCPDTASETCRKRPRPTEEDGPAENGESVEWKKKKRKKKSEELLERDTKQASGDERNKKSPVKKKKKKIKKAEENGPTVTPKPAAPPKPAAPPKPAVTPKPAVTPKAAVTPKPAASTRKPPASADQPVKSTKKPPVAPATPPCVFSSDSSSSSSEEDKAPRKPAAQKAASRTPSSTPAAASKAPPTTTQTKSQPPSSSSSESSSDESTAVKSLLRTTSTTPKGRRRADSNPQQAPPALQPTNGAQKRAASVAVPPQDKTATPCDSDSEEEIKLVIRRPMQQPGLGTGGQWSWRGGGGRGESRRGGPGERGRGGGRGGIRGHSDSSELSCNGATEPSCHTDSLSNVSVVLQNGAEGAPKQDYSSMPLLAAPPQVGQKIAFKLLELTENYTPEVSDYKEGKIVTFDLTTKQIELELLNTCQAPVEPGKFDLVYQNPDGSESVEYAVTRGSRVTERWDSLLEPRLIL encoded by the exons ATGGCTGCTCACAGTAACAGCTCTATCCGCGTGCGCGTCCTCTTCGACTACCCGCCGCCCGCGGTGGTGGACTCCCGGAAGTGCTGGCTGCTCGTGGACCTGAACACGTGTCGCGTGGTGGCGGATCTGGAGAGTGTGATCAGAGAGAAGTTCGGGTTCAGCCGCAGGAGCATCCTCAGCCTCTTCATAGACGACTGCTACCTGCTGCACACCGAGAGCGTGTACGTGGTGCGAGACAACGACAGCGTCAG GGTGAAGGTGGACTGTCTGGCTCAGGTGAACGGCCTCAGCAGCTGTCCAGACACAGCAAGTGAAACCTGCAGGAAGAGACCGAGACCCACAGAGGAGGATGGGCCAGCGGAAAATGGAGAGAGCGTGgagtggaagaaaaaaaagaggaaaaaaaagagcgaGGAGCTCCTGGAGAGGGATACCAAGCAGGCTTCAGGTGATGAGAGGAACAAGAAGTCTCctgtaaagaagaagaagaagaaaattaagAAGGCCGAGGAAAACGGCCCTACTGTCACCCCGAAACCAGCTGCCCCCCCAAAACCAGCTGCCCCCCCCAAACCAGCTGTCACCCCCAAACCAGCTGTCACCCCCAAAGCAGCTGTCACCCCCAAACCAGCTGCTTCTACCAGAAAACCCCCAGCTAGTGCCGACCAGCCAGTTAAAAGCACCAAGAAGCCCCCAGTGGCACCAGCAACCCCCCCGTGTGTCTTCTCCTCAGACtccagtagcagcagcagtgaggagGATAAAGCTCCCAGAAAACCAGCTGCCCAGAAAGCAGCATCCAGAACGCCCTCCTCCACCCCCGCTGCTGCTTCCAAGGCACCTCCAACCACCACCCAGACAAAATCACAGCCTCCTTCATCATCCTCTTCTGAGAGCTCCTCTGATGAGTCCACCGCTGTAAAGAGCCTGCTGAGAACCACCTCCACAACCCccaaaggaagaagaagagctgaCTCTAACCCTCAGCAGGCTCCTCCTGCCCTGCAGCCCACAAACGGTGCACAGAAACGGGCCGCCAGCGTAGCGGTGCCCCCTCAGGATAAAACTGCGACGCCTTGTGACTCAGACAGCGAGGAGGAGATCAAGCTGGTGATCCGACGGCCGATGCAGCAGCCGGGCCTCGGTACGGGTGGTCAGTGGTCTTGGAGAGGCGGCGGCGGCCGAGGAGAGAGCAGGCGTGGCGGACCTGGAGAGAGGGGACGGGGTGGAGGTCGAGGGGGCATCAGAGGGCACAGCGACAGCTCTGAGTTGAGCTGTAATGGAGCCACGGAGCCGTCCTGCCACACCGACTCACTGAGCAACGTGTCAGTCGTCCTCCAG AACGGAGCAGAAGGAGCTCCCAAACAGGACTACAGCTCTATGCCGCTGCTCGCCGCCCCCCCTCAGGTGGGGCAGAAGATTGCCTTCAAG ttacTTGAGCTGACTGAGAACTACACACCAGAGGTCTCAGACTATAAG GAGGGAAAgattgtgacctttgacctaacAACCAAACAGATTGAGCTGGAACTACTCAATACCTGTCAAG CTCCTGTTGAGCCTGGTAAGTTTGACCTGGTCTATCAGAACCCAGATGGCTCGGAGAGCGTGGAGTACGCAGTGACCAGAGGCTCTCGG GTGACAGAACGGTGGGACTCCCTGCTGGAACCTAGGCTGATCCTTTAA